The window TTGTGACCAGGTTCTAGGTAATCTTGGCTATGTTGTGTTCTGCTACTATCCGGATGTCATAAACTTGGAACTTATTATAATGATGCAGAAGAGCATAACAAGATTCCAAAGCTCCATAGCCATATACTTAAGCAAAGAGGTTGTATAGGAATGCAAGCGTGTATAAGAATAGTGAGTCAATAAAAAATCGTCATCTTACAGTAAGTAATGGGAAGCAATTGTGCCCATAATTTAGTTCCACAGTTTGTTTGATACGACTACAGGAAGAGTTTCAATTGATATATACCCACCAGaattttttaatgcatttcCACAAAACTAAATTTGTCTAGTAATTGACTGGATTTCAATGTGTTACAGCATTGCTTCAGCTAACAGTTATATATCATTCTTTTGTAAGTTTTAAGTATAACGAAAATTTGACTATGAACCCCCATGCATTTGAGATTTCTAGAGGCAGCTAAACCCTGACTGATATCTTAAAGCTACATAAGCAATCATCAACCATAAAAATTGCAAATGCAGAAAACCAGAAGTTCAGAACAGTGATTATTCAGGTAAGCAGAAGAGAAATCAGAATGGCGTTGCTTCAAAGAACCTACTTTTGTACACTCACAATCATATAGCGTAACCAGCTCCATTTCacagatttatattttaattagttgGATTTGTTAAAGCATTCccacaaattattatttttccttAAATGTTGGATTTTAGTTAACACTTAAACAGCCTGGCTGATTAGAAAGAAACATGTGCAGTCAGTCATTCACCTTTTGGTAACAAATACCATTCAAGACTCATCTCATTTTCTTTGTTAGACCCAAAGACAGTTAACTATACAGAACCAGAGGTTTAAAAAAGGTAGTAGCTACACCTCCCTGGCTAATAATGCCACCAAAACATTCAAATGCATAATAAACCCAGAGCAGTGAGTGATTCAAGTAAGTAGGAAGAACAATGCCTTGATCGTTCGTTCTTCTACTTTTTtacaaaatgtaaattatatatacaaaactaagAAAGACTGCTTCCGAGTAATGTACCCTTAAACCAAACCACCAGCTCTATTCACATTCTCGAAAAGGGAATTTTCCAGAAACTAACAGGTTCACTCTAGTGGATTCAAAGACACGAGTAAATGAGAGAGAAGCGGGGGGCACATACTTGATTCGATCGAACTTGAGACCCCATTCTCTTACCACCATCCTCCCCTGCACATTCCTGGCAAAGGATTGAAGTAGCCCAAGACCTCGACGTACGACCATGTTTCTCGAGTATAAATGATCAAAGccgaaagagaaagagaaagactGAGCTTCAATTTTCGATAAAGGTGGTTTTGGACTTTTGGGGCTCCAGTTTTTCTTTTCCAGCTGGGTCCTCGAACCGACGTCGTCCACTAAACGTTTTTTTGTATCATAAACGTTTTCACGGCGCCCGTTAAGTTTTCAATAGGATCTTCTTACTTTACGAATTTGAGTTTTAACGGTGTTTCCGTACCATACGTGGCACGCAATTGATTCGGGGATTGTTTAACCTCGACCGAAAACAGCTGTAGACAAATACTGTTTGACTCAAATTGCCACGTGTTGAAGAGGTCGATATACTTTAGGGATACAAAAAAGTGGCGGGGACACATCGTCCAACCCGAATGCCCTAATTCTCAATATCTTTTCTTAAAGGATTGAGTTAAAAACAAGATTTGAGATGATGCACTATTAAAATTTCCCTAATGTTTCTCTATTTCTCACTTTTCTTTTTGATGTCTATATTTTTTGTATccaataacatatttttatttacgtaaatAGTTTACATTAGATAATAGAACTTGGTCCAACCATTGATAAAGCCAAATTGGTTTCTGACCCGGTTTTCTAATTTTAATGATCCCAGTTTGGACTCCAAGACAGTAGATTTCTCCTACCATGGAATTTAGTTATAATAGAATTAGATGTTTAGAGAAAATGGGACCTCATAGTTTATATCCTTACTACAGACACGGATCTCAAAccaaattttgttataatttcCGTATGTGAGAATTAATGCCCAAATCACAAATTATATTTCAGATTAAAAAGTTCCATATTGGGGAACAAACTTTCCTTTCTGGTGAACGTTTTGGAAACATGAAACACTTTGATCGAGACAATCAAAGCACCGAAAAAGTTTCGCCATAACATTTTTAAATGGCATGATTGATTTGATTTAACCAATATAAATCGTGGATTTAATAAGATAGTTTTAACAACttttaaatataatcaaaataaattaaaatgataaagcATCGTTACATATCATGAAATTCCAACTATTAACAAATACTCCGCCGAGAGTCGGAGGCTAATCTCTTTCTCTTACTTAAAAAAGTCGGTAGCTCTAGCGGTAACTATATAAGTACTTTTTAGAAACTATCATCTGTATCTTCAAATTTTCTTTACCATTGGTCTCTCTAGATGTTGATATAGATTAGACATTACTTAAAGTTGTAAATGTTTTAGTATATCCAAATAGTCAAAATATTGTTCGTCTACCAAACTTAAGAATCCGACAAACATCCATGAGATTAAAATACCAAAAGTAAGTAAGAGTGTTTAATAGATTTGTAATCTGAATAATGTAAACCTCGTGTCCTCGTGCCTGTATTTTGCCAAATATGGATTCCTTTGCATAATTGTTAAAGATGTTGATGTTTAATAAACACATTCAAGAAGTAAGAATAGTTCGTTCCTCTCGAGATAGAGACAAAACAGGAATTGAAAAGTGTTTTAGTCTCTTCTATCGTCCACTATATAGACAGAACGTATACATGCAATTATACAAACCTATCTTTGTAATTTACTATTCTATAGGCAACGGTCCCAAACAATTCGTAGGTTTTGGTAGTGTGCATTTTTCGTCTTATTTTGGCAGGGATGCAGACAGAACGTACGTACGATGAGACTAATAAAGTAGTTGTTTCAAACCAATAACGATGCAATAAAGAAAtcagaaaacaacaaaaaatatacatataataatagaaaaaagaaatcaacaatcatataaaaaccaaaagaactATTTTTGTTGTTGCAGGGTATATATCGCTTTTCCATTagggaaaaatataaaaagaaaataattttgcAGTAAGGATTCAACAAGACAataatctttttgtttgtttcttaagTATATAAAGAGTGTCGAACTACTAAATAAAAGATTTCGAAAAGATGTATATATCAATTGAAAGCGACCTTGTTTGATACATTTCTAGAGATCTTATCACAATTATGTTTTCCACAGATATACTTATTGacaatttcaaataaaaataaatagatttctGGAAGATACAGCTTcacaataaaattttgaaaatacaaGATCCATATGCAAAATAAGAATGCTAATAGTGATCTTACGTAATGACATAATTAAAGATATACAAAAGTGAATAAGTTATTTGGTGTTAATATAATTGTGGAATTCAATTAGTACTCGTATTTAATTACCTAGTGATTTACGGTGAAAAGCAAAGAAGGATAGGCGCATCAGATGTCAGCGGATCTTCAGACTCTATACCATTAATTGATGATGATAATATAATGTTATCACATGTGAAAATTTGTCTGTTACTTTGCGAAGTCGAAATAAATATTAAGAATTTTGGATAATGAAGGTTCACGAACagaaaaactaagaaatgtAAAACTATGTAATAATGCAattatcatctttttatttcttaaacATGTTATTTCTACATTCTCTTCCAAGCCTagcttttaaaaatacaaaccaATTCCATAATATTAATTACTTAGTACGATACCAGACTGGCATACTCCATAGCACATTTTATTGACGGTCATTGCCATGTGTTACACTTTCCCTGGATAGACACCTGTCTCTGTCCGTGGCAGACTCGTGATGGGAAAGCATACAATTTTTGCCGGTGTAGAATATGGACTTCTTTGATgaagtattaaatatatataagtattttttaagattaaTATGATGTTCTTACAATCTAAATTTGTCTGATGTTACTAAGATTTGGAAATTTAACCAGCACTCATTAGTTTTCAACTGTTAGTAAAACTCTGGAATTTAAGGTAATAAGAACCGATAATACTTAAAGAAAATAACAgacatttcacaaaaaaaaaaagaaaaagaaatcagaCATTTGATACCCCTCTGGGGGCAAGGCATATGATACCATATGAGGATAAAGAacaatttcaatattttattccTTGTGCCCTAAAGAACATCGTATCAAATGGGACCATGCaaacaataaattataaatgacCATATGAACTATTCATCAACATTTGAAATGTTAGTTTATAATGAATGAAACTATGTTATGAAGCAcatgttttatgattttttctTGCAATCAAAGAATTTAATTTTGAAGACCTAGGAGTATTATTTATTCTTTATACTACATCCTTGAACCTAATATGGAAGTTCAAGTTTCACAAAATTATTATGTCAACAAATTTGATAGTACTAGTAGAGTAACAGTAAATTGGTTATTGGAAAATCATTTGATATAACGATAATAAATAAAACCATACAAACAGAAAAGAAACAATTATGACAGAAAATGACAAATCTCTGTACTAAAGCGCACACACACACTCTCTCCCTCTTAAGCCTCTCACATTTTCTTCAAACCCCATCAATGGCaaatctctcactctctctctctctcttgtttccgTCTAAAATCTCAAATCTCTCGTTCAAATCACTCTTTCTGTCACTCTTTCTCTCTCGTTTCCAATCAGTAAAggaagctctctctctctctctctctctctctctctcctctctctctctctctctctctctctctctctctctctctctctctctctctctctctctctctctctctctctctctctctctctaacctctCGTTCAAATCACTCTTTCTGTCACACTCTCTCGGTCGTTTCCAATCAGTAAAGAAAGATCTCTGTCTCTCTCGGTTATACAAGCTGTAGCTACAGATGGACAACAACAAAAGGAAAGGAAAAGAGATATATGAAGAACCAGAAACCGTAAGTCATAAACCCTAGCTAGATCCAAGTCTATTTAGTTTATCTCATTGTTTAGCTAATTTTTACTGATATCTATATGTTTAAATAGGTCTTTACTACTGGAGAAACTAGTTCATCTAGAGTCGAGGAAACTGAAGGAGACTACGAAAATGTGGGGTCAGGAGCCTATTATGACTATTATGATTATGAGGTAAAATGTTATGGTTTATTAAAACAATTCCACAATGTCTATAGTTACAAAAAGAgtgttttagtattttataatttcatataTGCAGAGCTATGATCGTTGGGACTGGAGGGATTACGATGGTGTTCTTGGACCCGTAATAGATCAAAGAGATCAAGGTAAATGCTTCAATTTTAGAAAAACATAGACTTGTCAAAATTAATGAATCGATGTAAAACTGAAGGCTCATATTGttatattaaaaactaaaatgactaattttatttatcattgcAATTAGTCTTTTCTTTTAAACTAATTTGATGCATTAAAATAAATGTAACTGGTATAGCTTTTAAGCTATATAGTTTGTTACAAGTTTAATGGAAACCATagagtattacaacattaattTGCACACCCAAACAAAGCTTAATAACACATTAAGCTTAATAATACAAAGTAAATGCTTcagttttggtaaaaaaaacagACTTTCAAAATTGATAAATTGATGTAAAACTGAAGACTAATATTGTTGTATTAAAAACTAAATAGACTAATTTCATTCAACGTTGCAATTAGTCTTTTCTCTTAAACTAATTTGATGCATTAAAATAAATGTAACTGATATAACTTTTAGGCTATATAGTTTGTTACAAGTTTAATGGAAACCATagagtattacaacattaattTGCAAACCCAAACAAAGCTTAATAACACCTAGATAATGAAATAACGCCAACGTCTTAGGAATTGCGGTTACCTAGACCTCTAGAGATATGCTTTTCTCTTCCCTTGACAAGTGTCCACTTCATTTCCTGAACTTTTTGGGTTTGTTTAATCAAACTCTATACTAACCATAGCTATATTCGAACCATCTTCTTGAACTTCTAACGTCTTGCTTGGAGCTTTTGACAATTAGTCTTGTAGTCTGATATTTATTTCACTTTTGCAATGggatttgatgtttgatttattttacGAACCATCTTCTTGAACCTTTATGCAGCAACTTGTTGGGCAGTAGCGATAGTGAGAGTGGTTCAAGCATTATTGAACATTGGCGTCGTTGTTCCACAACAACTTGAGTTGTCTATTCAACACATAGTCAACCATGTGAATTTTGATGCAGAAAGAGGCATCAACAACATCAGAAACGCCCTTAGTTTCATGAAATCATCCGGAGTTTGCCTGGAAAGTCGATGCAGAAGTCACGGTCGACAACTAGTGAGGAAGAACTGCACTCATCAACAGGTAAgaaaattaaactatttattttccCAGCTATGTAATAATACTACAGATAACAGGTTTTGACTAAATCTTGTTTATGTTTTCAGCATATCAACTATCACAAGGTGGATGGCTTCACTCATTTGACCGACTTTGAAGATGCAGACCTTGAAGACATAGTTAGGAGGCAACCTGTTATTGGTCTCATACCAATCAATGCCGAGTTACATTACTATGACTTTGGAAGAGACGTAAGTTAAAATTCAAACTTGTTTTATTATTGATTATTTTGGTCTAAGCTAAATCTAATGATATGTTTATTTTGCAGATGATATATCAACATGACCGTACTACAGATCCAGCTGACCCAGCAGTGCATAACGTCCTTATTGTTGGCTTTGGAAACCGCAACGGAAGACCTTATTGGATTGTGCAAAATTCATGGGGAGAAGATTGGGGAGATAGAGGATATGCGTATGTGTATCGTCAGCCAATAAGTGGTCGCTCTATCTCTCAGTTCACTGAAATCATTATTCCTAACAAGAGAGATCATCCGAGACCTCCCGGACCAAAGAGCGGAGCATGATGGTTTAATTTGGTCTCTCAATCTCATGCATGCGTATGAGATTTTGATCCTTTAGACACTGTGCATGTTTGATCTTTAAACTTTCAAAAGTCTTATTGAAGAGACATGGATGATCGTGAATGATGATACTATTTTGCATGAAAAATTTGTGAGATCGTGCTATTTGGTTTGACGACATGAACTAGATACTTACGCTTTGATGTGGTCATTGTGTCCTTTTGTAGAAGACAAGAATATGAACAGAATAATGTAACACTTTATTCAGTCAGTTTTGCTTGACTAGTTTATTAGAAACATaagagagaggagagatttAGCTACGGTATTTATTCGTTTAGAACTAAGCAAAGATGAAATCGAATCTATATAAGTTTTCATGAAACAAATAGGCTGCTATTGTGGTTTTACCGGATTCGCAAATTCTTATTGTACTTGTGCCTGTAAGTAAGGTTTCTTTCCCGACAAAAGAGTCTGTGGAGAAAGAGGAAAGTGTCTGTCTATAAGaacatttgaagaagaaagagaaagggTTGTATTTCAAATGGGAACTTATGTTATAAGTCGGGCAAGATTTGGATTTATATCTGCTATCTCATGTGATTAGAAGTAGAAATCACTTGTTCGTTACAAAACCCATATATAAAGGTAAGATTTGGGGTAATCACTGATATCATATTCAAGAtcttcattttaaatataaaagcaATAAAGTATTAATCTGCCCAGGTTTGACAACTAAATTAGGAAACATTAATGTAAACGAGATACATccgcattttttttttctcacggAACGAAGCCAAAGGGGACTCCGGGATCAGGCTCCAGTTCGATGGAAAACAAAGGGGAGCCGAGGATCATCTTCAGGACCAGCTCGGGCAAAcactacagcttcttcgtctacACAAGAGCAAAACACAACGTAGTCAGGTAAAGTAGCGATTTATCAACTAATATTTTTAGAGAGAGCGAAGAGAAAAAGAGTACCAGAGTCTTCACATAGCATGGGAGAAGGAGGCTCCACTTCAACAGAAGCAATCTCTGCACACACAAGTTAAGATGGGAATATAAAGATAGAAGCCAAAAGAAGAGTAAAGCAGAAACAAATAAGGAATCACCTTCGTCGGTGGGCTTGAGCCTGAAAAGGTGAAGTTCGTGCTCTTTCCCGCGTTGCCAGATTTTAGCTTGATAGATTTTGGACTCAGGTACTGTGGATGAATTCATATCGACAGCCCAGAATGACAACCAACACATAAGACCGCTAGCAAACTGATAATTCGCCTGAATGTGCTCCGCCAACACAAGTTTTGTTCcctgaaattaattaattaaaagctTGGAGTCTATTCTCTACAGAATCATATACATTCAACAAAGGAAGCAAGATCCAAAAGACTAACCTTAGCTTCGTTTTGTCTCTCTATGGCAAGGAGTGTCACCTCACGGACAATCTCGGCAGCGCTTCTTCTATTGCAAAAACCTCGTGGTGGATTATCCAACGATTTAGTGTAGAAGGAGTAATCAAATCGATCCCAATCAACCGCAAAACCCTGAATAACCAAACAAATATATTCCAATGTATCAAAAACAGTAAAGCGATGGAGATCGAGCTACTCAAACAACTCCTTATAAACAGCTGATTGAGCAAACAGAACCCCAAATTTCATAACATATGAGACTAAAGATCGATTCATACCTCGGATTTCTGGAACTGATAGTAAAACTGAATGTACTGTCGCAAATATTCATCGTCTTCCAATTTTCTGCTCTTGAGGTCGCGCTTTTTGATGATTGATTTCGATGCTCCTTCGAAACCTCCGTGGTACCTCGCAATCTTAAGAGGACGAACGTTAACCTCCGCTACAACAGAGTCCGCCATGTTCCAAACCCTAGCTCGCACCTTCCCCAAGGACAAAAgagcagaggagagaagataaatataataaagggaatcgtttcttttcctttttctggAGGAAGAAGACGCGAGAAACTTGTTGGTATTTATAAAGTATTcaacaaaatcacccaaaaaggcCTGCCAAGATAAGGCCCATTATCATTAACGTTTTCATCACATAATTTTAACCAGAAATAAATAGTTGTGTGTTTTCATTAAGTTAAAATATCCTTAATAcccttagtttaaaattaaatcaataaataataacaaataaaaaaatgaaaaaaataaatttttttatagtttcagattcaaaactttttaatatttttaaaaatatttttttcaattttttttattttttttcaaaattttttataattcaaaaatacttttgaaactgttttaaatttttttattttttagtttttattttttattttataaaattttaaaccttaatttcaaaatttcaccccttaactctaaaccctaaagtttggattaattaacccaaggggtataagtgtatatttatctcttaataaaacatatttttgtgactttgattCTTGAATGCtagtttggaaacaaaaacttggttttccaaaaacttggtttttttctctttcataATCTCTCAACTTTATAATATTCATTGTGACCTATTTTTCCAATTCCCTcttctttttattctttttatcaATCGGAAGCAGCTTGAGGGAGCACGGATCATCATCGGTTATGGTGCAATCTGGTTCGCGTTGACAGGTCCTCTGCCGGTTACAGAACATTGAAGTGTTTGCACATTTAAGTTAATAAACTAAAGGAAAGAAAGGTGTCTTGTGCGTCAAGCAACACTTAGTACTTCTAGCGACCGGTTAAGCGACAATCGGAAGATATCACTCCCGGTTCGACTTTTAGTTAAAAAGATATTTGTACCTTAAAAACAAGAGACCGTTTGAACAAAAGAGAGAGCAGAAACAAGACATTATGTTTGGTCTAATTTGAATGTTAATATCACGGTTTCAGGCAAACGGCATCACACACCTTCCTTTACAGACCGGTTCGACAGTCTATATTCGATTTTAACAATCAAGATTGGTCGTAACTGAAGGTAAACGGGACTGAGGCTCATGAAGCATCCGCCTACAGTAACACTGAAAACGAGACATGATGAAGCTTGAAGCATCTTTCGGTATTCAGTGAACTTTTccatctacttttttttttaacacaacaaaccatatatttacataatcaGCGAGAAGCTCGTACAACATTGACCACGCTTACTCCTTTGGTCACACCTGAAACTCTCCGAAATTTTCTACATTAAACCAACGTTGATTTCGTGAGGAGGATGGGGAACGAGTATGGGAAGCAAAATTCACCTGAACCAAGAAAGTAAGAATTTCCAGCCCGTTGATTTCTTAATTCAAtcattttaattcatttttccCTTGTTCGTAACAACTTCAGTACCATTTCAAATGAAAACGCAGCCAACTAAACTTGTATCACACGCTGGAAACTAAACTTGTGATACAAGTAACTTGATTACAATGAAACCCATCCCCCGAAAACAAACTAACAGTTTTACTTACTTTATAGTCTATATCATCGGTTTAGTATATTGGTGGTCCTCCCAAGTTCACAGGTTTTGAAATCACTActgtctatttttattttaaaaaaccgAAAAATTGTTTTAGTTCGAGCAAACACTATCGATGGTTTATCCTAATCTTTTCTCTTAGGGAACTATGCTATCAGGATCAAGACCAGCCAAAGGGGACTCCAGGATCAACTCCAGTTCGATGGAAAACAAAGGGGAGTCCAGGATCATCTTCAGGACCAGCTCGGGCAAACACTACAGCTTCTTTGTCTACACACGAGCAAAACATAAGTAATCAGGTAAAGTAGCGATTTATCAACTAATGTTTTTTGAGAGAGCGAAGAGAAAAGAGTACCAGAGTCTTGACATAGCATGGGAGAAGGAGGCTCCACTTCAACAGAAGCAATCtctgcacacacacacacgttaCTATtggaaaaatatacaaatagcAGACAAAAGAATACACACTAATATAGGCATGCGCAACACCTATACTAGATAGTCATATAGTCAGGTATACCAGTTAATTTTGCTATGCGCCAAGAAGAACACTAAagcagattaaaaaaaaagaaataaccTTCGTCGGTGGGCTTGAGCCTGAAAAGGTGAAGTTCATGCTCTTTTCCGCGTCGCCACAGTTTAGCTTGATAGATTTTGGACTCAGGGGTGGATGAAGAATTCATATCCATAGCCCAGAATGACAGCCAACACAAAAGGCCACAAGCAAATTGGAAATTCGCCTGAATGTGCTCCACCAACACGAGTTTTGTTCCctgaattaattaattaaagctTAATGTGTTAATCCTCtccaaaatcaaaaccaacaaaGGAAGAATGATCCAAAGACTGACCTTAGCTTCGTTTTGTATCCCTATGGCAAGGAGTGTCACCTCACGTACAATCTGCGCACCAGTTTTTGTACTGCTAAAACCTCGTGGTGGATTATCCAACGATTTAATGTAGAACGAGTAATCAAATTGATCCCAATCAACCGCAAAACCCTAATTAACCAAACAAACAACTACTTATAAACAGCTGATTAAGCAAACAGAATCCCTAATTCCATATCTGATTAGGTTAACTGGATGAATCTAAAGATCGATTCATACCTCGGATTTTTGGAACTGATAGTGAAACTGAATGTATTGACGCAAATATTCATCGTCTTCCAATTTTCTGCTCTTGAGGTCGCGCTTTTTGTTGATTGATTTCGATGCTCCTTCGAAAGCTCCATGGTACCTCGCAATCTTAAGAGGACGAACGTTAACCTCCGCCAAAACAGAGTCCTCCATGATCACAAAAACCCTAACGCACTTTCTTGGAGGACAAGAGAGCAGAGGAGATAATAATAAAtcgtttctgtttttttttctttctttttttttctgaacgaAGACGAGAGAAATTTATCCGTGAAAAAGCATATATAGAGAGGACTCGAtactgtgacaaaaaaaaaaaaaaaaaaaagagaggactCGATAAAATCGCAAGAAAAGCCCGTGACGGTCTCATTGGCTGCATAAGGCTCGTTACAATTCATTATGATCAAATAACAATTCAATTCACCCACCACTCACTCTCCTAATAAATCTCTATTACCTTTCTTCTTTTTGGTCTAATCTATTACCTTTCTTCTAACTACTTATATCGTTAA of the Brassica rapa cultivar Chiifu-401-42 chromosome A03, CAAS_Brap_v3.01, whole genome shotgun sequence genome contains:
- the LOC103856916 gene encoding ervatamin-B produces the protein MDNNKRKGKEIYEEPETVFTTGETSSSRVEETEGDYENVGSGAYYDYYDYESYDRWDWRDYDGVLGPVIDQRDQATCWAVAIVRVVQALLNIGVVVPQQLELSIQHIVNHVNFDAERGINNIRNALSFMKSSGVCLESRCRSHGRQLVRKNCTHQQHINYHKVDGFTHLTDFEDADLEDIVRRQPVIGLIPINAELHYYDFGRDMIYQHDRTTDPADPAVHNVLIVGFGNRNGRPYWIVQNSWGEDWGDRGYAYVYRQPISGRSISQFTEIIIPNKRDHPRPPGPKSGA
- the LOC103856917 gene encoding uncharacterized protein LOC103856917 isoform X4 codes for the protein MEDSVLAEVNVRPLKIARYHGGFEGASKSINNKRDLKSRKLEDDEYVRQYLQFYYQFQKSEGFAVDWDQFDYSFYIKSLDNPPRGFSSTKTGAQIVREVTLLAIGIQNEAKGTKLVLVEHIQANFQFACGLLCWLSFWAMDMNSSSTPESKIYQAKLWRRGKEHELHLFRLKPTDEEIASVEVEPPSPMLCQDSAVVFARAGPEDDPGLPFVFHRTGPDPGVPFGFVP
- the LOC103856917 gene encoding uncharacterized protein LOC103856917 isoform X1; amino-acid sequence: MEDSVLAEVNVRPLKIARYHGGFEGASKSINNKRDLKSRKLEDDEYVRQYLQFYYQFQKSEGFAVDWDQFDYSFYIKSLDNPPRGFSSTKTGAQIVREVTLLAIGIQNEAKGTKLVLVEHIQANFQFACGLLCWLSFWAMDMNSSSTPESKIYQAKLWRRGKEHELHLFRLKPTDEEIASVEVEPPSPMLCQDSDKEAVVFARAGPEDDPGLPFVFHRTGPDPGVPFGFVP
- the LOC103856917 gene encoding uncharacterized protein LOC103856917 isoform X3, yielding MEDSVLAEVNVRPLKIARYHGGFEGASKSINNKRDLKSRKLEDDEYVRQYLQFYYQFQKSEGFAVDWDQFDYSFYIKSLDNPPRGFSSTKTGAQIVREVTLLAIGIQNEAKGTKLVLVEHIQANFQFACGLLCWLSFWAMDMNSSSTPESKIYQAKLWRRGKEHELHLFRLKPTDEEIASVEVEPPSPMLCQDSEAVVFARAGPEDDPGLPFVFHRTGPDPGVPFGFVP
- the LOC103856917 gene encoding uncharacterized protein LOC103856917 isoform X2, with the translated sequence MEDSVLAEVNVRPLKIARYHGAFEGASKSINKKRDLKSRKLEDDEYLRQYIQFHYQFQKSEGFAVDWDQFDYSFYIKSLDNPPRGFSSTKTGAQIVREVTLLAIGIQNEAKGTKLVLVEHIQANFQFACGLLCWLSFWAMDMNSSSTPESKIYQAKLWRRGKEHELHLFRLKPTDEEIASVEVEPPSPMLCQDSDKEAVVFARAGPEDDPGLPFVFHRTGPDPGVPFGFVP
- the LOC103856783 gene encoding uncharacterized protein LOC103856783 isoform X2; this encodes MADSVVAEVNVRPLKIARYHGGFEGASKSIIKKRDLKSRKLEDDEYLRQYIQFYYQFQKSEGFAVDWDRFDYSFYTKSLDNPPRGFCNRRSAAEIVREVTLLAIERQNEAKGTKLVLAEHIQANYQFASGLMCWLSFWAVDMNSSTVPESKIYQAKIWQRGKEHELHLFRLKPTDEEIASVEVEPPSPMLCEDSDEEAVVFARAGPEDDPRLPFVFHRTGA
- the LOC103856783 gene encoding uncharacterized protein LOC103856783 isoform X1, with product MADSVVAEVNVRPLKIARYHGGFEGASKSIIKKRDLKSRKLEDDEYLRQYIQFYYQFQKSEGFAVDWDRFDYSFYTKSLDNPPRGFCNRRSAAEIVREVTLLAIERQNEAKGTKLVLAEHIQANYQFASGLMCWLSFWAVDMNSSTVPESKIYQAKIWQRGKEHELHLFRLKPTDEGDSLFVSALLFFWLLSLYSHLNLCVQRLLLLKWSLLLPCYVKTLTKKL